A genome region from Meriones unguiculatus strain TT.TT164.6M chromosome 2, Bangor_MerUng_6.1, whole genome shotgun sequence includes the following:
- the P2ry1 gene encoding P2Y purinoceptor 1 gives MTEVPWPTVPNGTDPAFLASLGSPWGNSTVAATAAVSSSFRCALTKTGFQFYYLPAVYILVFIIGFLGNSVAIWMFVFHMKPWSGISVYMFNLALADFLYVLTLPALIFYYFNKTDWIFGDAMCKLQRFIFHVNLYGSILFLTCISAHRYSGVVYPLKSLGRLKKKNAVYVSMLVWLIVVLAISPILFYSGTGIRKNKTVTCYDTTSDDYLRSYFIYSMCTTVAMFCVPLVLILGCYGLIVRALIYKDLDNSPLRRKSIYLVIIVLTVFAVSYIPFHVMKTMNLRARLDFQTPEMCHFNDRVYATYQVTRGLASLNSCVDPILYFLAGDTFRRRLSRATRKASRRSEANLQSKSEEMTLNILSEFKQNGDTSL, from the coding sequence ATGACCGAGGTGCCTTGGCCGACTGTCCCCAACGGGACGGACCCAGCCttcctggctagcctgggctcGCCCTGGGGAAACAGTACTGTCGCCGCCACTGCAGCGGTTTCCTCTTCATTCCGATGTGCCCTAACCAAGACCGGCTTCCAGTTTTACTACCTGCCGGCCGTCTACATCTTAGTGTTCATCATCGGCTTCCTTGGCAACAGCGTGGCTATCTGGATGTTCGTTTTCCACATGAAGCCTTGGAGCGGCATCTCCGTGTACATGTTCAACTTGGCTCTGGCTGACTTTTTGTACGTGCTCACCCTGCCCGCCCTCATCTTCTACTACTTCAATAAGACTGACTGGATCTTCGGAGATGCTATGTGCAAGCTGCAGAGATTCATCTTCCATGTGAACCTCTATGGTAGCATCTTGTTCCTCACCTGCATCAGCGCGCACAGGTACAGCGGCGTGGTGTACCCGCTCAAATCTCTGGGCAGACTCAAGAAGAAGAATGCCGTCTATGTCAGCATGCTGGTGTGGCTCATTGTAGTGCTGGCCATCTCCCCCATTCTCTTCTACTCTGGCACTGGGATTCGGAAGAACAAAACCGTCACCTGCTATGACACCACCTCTGATGACTACCTGAGAAGTTATTTCATCTATAGTATGTGCACAACAGTGGCCATGTTCTGTGTCCCCTTGGTGCTGATCTTGGGCTGTTATGGATTAATTGTTAGAGCTCTGATTTACAAAGACCTGGACAACTCTCCTCTCAGAAGGAAATCCATTTACCTGGTAATAATTGTCCTGACGGTGTTTGCTGTGTCTTACATCCCTTTCCATGTGATGAAAACGATGAATTTGCGGGCACGGCTGGATTTCCAGACCCCAGAAATGTGTCATTTCAACGATAGGGTTTATGCCACTTATCAGGTGACAAGGGGTCTAGCGAGCCTCAACAGTTGTGTGGACCCCATTCTTTATTTCTTGGCTGGAGATACGTTCAGAAGGAGACTGTCCCGAGCAACCAGGAAAGCTTCCAGGAGGAGTGAGGCCAATTTACAATCCAAGAGTGAAGAAATGACTCTCAATATTTTATCTGAGTTCAAGCAGAATGGAGATACAAGTTTGTGA